One stretch of Glycine soja cultivar W05 chromosome 7, ASM419377v2, whole genome shotgun sequence DNA includes these proteins:
- the LOC114418473 gene encoding NAD-dependent malic enzyme 59 kDa isoform, mitochondrial-like: MWKLVRYAAASNLARSRRFSAAIPGPCIVHKRGADILHDPWFNKDTGFPLTERDRLGLRGLLPPRVISFEQQYDRFMNSFRSLENNTQGQPDKVVSLAKWRILNRLHDRNETLYYRVLIDNIKEFAPIIYTPTVGLVCQNYSGLFRRPRGMYFSAKDKGEMMSMIYNWPAHEVDMIVLTDGSRILGLGDLGVQGIGIPIGKLDVYVAAAGINPQRILPVMLDVGTNNQKLLEDRLYLGLRQPRLEGEEYLSIIDEFMEAVHARWPKAIVQFEDFQMKWAFETLKRYQKKFCMFNDDIQGTAGVALAGLLGTVRAQGRPLTDFVNQKIVVVGAGSAGLGVLKMAIQAVAKISGCSELAAKSQFYLIDKDGLVTTERNNLDPAAAPFAKNPRDIEGLTEGASIIEVVKKIRPHVLLGLSGVGGIFNEEVLKAMRESVSTKPAIFAMSNPTMNAECTAIDAFKHAGENMVFASGSPFENVDLGNGIVGHVNQANNMYLFPGIGLGTLLSGAHLITDGMLQAAAECLASYMAEEDILKGILYPSVDSIRDVTAEVGAAVLRAAVEEELAEGNGDVGPKELSHMSKDETVEYVRSNMWYPVYSPLVHEK; this comes from the exons ATGTGGAAACTCGTGCGATATGCCGCCGCCTCCAACCTCGCCCGATCGCGGCGGTTCTCCGCCGCGATTCCTGGTCCGTGCATTGTTCACAAGCGCGGTGCCGACATACTCCATGACCCCTGGTTCAACAAG GATACAGGGTTTCCTTTGACTGAAAGGGATAGGTTGGGGCTTCGGGGCCTCTTACCTCCTCGTGTTATATCCTTTGAGCAGCAATATGATCGCTTTA tgaATTCATTCCGATCTTTGGAGAATAATACTCAGGGGCAACCAGATAAAGTTGTTTCCTTGGCAAAATGGAGGATCTTAAATAGACTGCATGATAGGAATGAGACTTTGTACTACAGA gttcttattgataatattaaaGAGTTTGCTCCAATAATATATACTCCTACAGTTGGATTAGTGTGTCAAAATTATTCAGGGTTATTTAGGCGTCCACGTGGAATGTATTTTAGTGCCAAAGATAAAGGAGAGATGATGTCAATGATCTATAACTGGCCAGCTCACGAG GTAGACATGATTGTCTTAACAGATGGAAGTCGAATTCTTGGCTTAGGTGACCTTGGAGTTCAGGGAATTGGAATCCCCATAGGAAAACTTGATGTGTATGTTGCTGCTGCTGGTATCAACCCACAAAGA ATACTTCCAGTTATGCTGGATGTTGGTACCAACAATCAAAAGTTACTTGAAGATCGCCTTT ATTTAGGACTTCGACAACCAAGGTTGGAAGGTGAAGAGTATctatcaattatagatgaatTCATGGAAGCTGTTCATGCTCGATGgcccaaggctattgtgcag TTTGAGGATTTTCAAATGAAGTGGGCTTTTGAAACCCTGAAAAGATATCAGAAAAAGTTTTGCATGTTTAATGATGATATACAG GGCACTGCAGGTGTTGCACTTGCTGGACTATTGGGAACTGTAAGAGCCCAAGGCCGGCCATTGACTGATTTTGTGAACCAAAAGATAGTTGTGGTTGGAGCTGGGAG TGCAGGACTTGGGGTTCTAAAAATGGCCATCCAAGCAGTTGCAAAGATATCTGGGTGCAGTGAATTAGCTGCCAAAAGCCAATTCTATTTGATTGATAAAGAT GGTCTAGTTACAACAGAGAGGAACAATCTAGACCCAGCTGCAGCTCCATTTGCTAAAAATCCAAGAGACATAGAAGGGCTTACTGAGGGTGCTAGTATAATTGAAGTG GTTAAGAAGATTAGGCCACATGTGCTCCTTGGTTTGTCTGGCGTTGGTGGTATTTTCAATGAGGAG GTGCTTAAGGCAATGAGAGAATCTGTTTCAACAAAACCTGCTATCTTTGCCATGTCTAACCCCACCATGAATG CTGAGTGCACTGCTATTGATGCTTTTAAGCATGCTGGGGAAAATATGGTGTTTGCAAGTGGAAGCCCTTTCGAAAACGTAGATCTTG GTAATGGAATTGTGGGTCATGTAAATCAAGCAAACAACATGTACCTCTTCCCAGG AATTGGTTTGGGAACCCTTCTGTCAGGTGCTCACCTTATAACAGATGGAATGTTGCAGGCAGCTGCTGAATG CCTTGCTTCATACATGGCCGAGGAAGATATCTTAAAAGGAATTTTATATCCATCCGTTGATAG CATACGAGATGTTACGGCAGAGGTTGGGGCTGCTGTGCTTCGAGCAGCAGTTGAAGAAGAACTGGCAGAAGGAAATGGTGATGTGGGGCCCAAAGAACTTTCCCATATGTCGAAA GATGAGACTGTGGAGTATGTGCGAAGCAATATGTGGTATCCTGTGTATTCTCCTCTCGTTCATGAAAAATGA
- the LOC114418845 gene encoding auxin-responsive protein SAUR76-like gives MKKLNLILSKCKNLSKHLGRSSSFNSLRSKFAKEDLWEGNGMQEGEHCETVFVGSTRKRYVISSKYLNHPLLKALINNSKQKGSDESVLVVNCEVVLFDHLLWMLENADPKFGSDSLEELAELYVF, from the coding sequence ATGAAGAAGCTCAATCTAATACTCAGTAAGTGCAAGAACTTGTCAAAGCATCTAGGAAGATCTTCATCATTTAATAGCCTAAGGTCCAAGTTTGCTAAGGAAGACTTATGGGAAGGAAATGGCATGCAAGAAGGTGAACATTGTGAAACTGTATTTGTTGGCAGCACAAGGAAACGGTATGTGATAAGCTCCAAGTATTTGAACCATCCTCTCCTCAAAGCTCTCATCAACAATTCCAAGCAAAAGGGCAGTGATGAAAGTGTTTTGGTGGTCAACTGTGAGGTGGTTCTCTTTGATCATCTACTGTGGATGCTAGAAAATGCAGATCCTAAGTTTGGTTCTGACTCTTTGGAGGAATTGGCTGAACTCTATGTGTTTTAA
- the LOC114418474 gene encoding (+)-neomenthol dehydrogenase-like isoform X2, whose protein sequence is MGEATERYAVVTGANKGIGLEIVRQLASAGIKVVLTARNEERGLKALETVKDSGLSHLVLFHQVDVADATSVASLADFIKSKFGKLDILINNAGISGVVIDDTDLITTVIKNRGAKPEYDGTKGVTHTYELAEECLQINYYGAKKTTESLMPLLQLSDSPRIVNVSSSLGQLESLPKGSWARGVFNDVDNLTAEIVDEILNKFLRDFKEGSLESKGWPKYLSAYIVSKAAMNAYTRILAKKYPSFCINSVCPGYVKTDITANTGILTVEEGAASPVRLLSSQFHEL, encoded by the exons ATGGGAGAAGCTACAGAAAG GTATGCAGTTGTGACAGGTGCAAACAAAGGAATTGGATTAGAGATAGTTAGACAATTAGCTTCAGCTGGAATCAAGGTGGTTCTCACagcaagaaatgaagaaagGGGTCTCAAAGCACTGGAAACAGTCAAGGACTCAGGTCTATCTCACCTTGTACTGTTTCATCAAGTGGATGTGGCTGATGCAACAAGTGTAGCTTCTCTGGCAGATTTTATCAAATCTAAATTTGGGAAACTTGATATTCTG ATTAACAATGCAGGGATTAGTGGAGTTGTAATTGATGACACTGATTTAATCACTACAGTCATCAAGAATCGTGGG GCTAAACCAGAATATGATGGGACAAAGGGAGTAACTCATACATATGAGTTAGCCGAAGAATGCTTGCAAATAAATTACTATGGCGCTAAAAAAACTACAGAATCCCTTATGCCCCTCCTCCAATTATCTGATTCGCCAAGAATTGTGAATGTCTCATCCTCTCTGGGACAGTTAGAG AGTTTGCCAAAAGGATCATGGGCCAGAGGAGTCTTCAATGATGTTGATAACCTTACTGCAGAGATAGTGGATGAAATATTGAACAAGTTTCTCAGAGATTTCAAAGAAGGTTCATTGGAAAGTAAAGGCTGGCCTAAGTATCTGAGTGCCTATATTGTCTCTAAAGCTGCTATGAATGCCTATACTAGAATCCTTGCAAAGAAATACCCTTCATTCTGCATCAATAGTGTTTGCCCTGGCTACGTCAAGACAGATATAACTGCCAACACCGGCATCTTAACAGTTGAAGAAGGTGCTGCTAGTCCTGTGAG GTTACTCTCATCCCAATTTCATGAATTATGA
- the LOC114418474 gene encoding (+)-neomenthol dehydrogenase-like isoform X1, which yields MGEATERYAVVTGANKGIGLEIVRQLASAGIKVVLTARNEERGLKALETVKDSGLSHLVLFHQVDVADATSVASLADFIKSKFGKLDILINNAGISGVVIDDTDLITTVIKNRGAKPEYDGTKGVTHTYELAEECLQINYYGAKKTTESLMPLLQLSDSPRIVNVSSSLGQLESLPKGSWARGVFNDVDNLTAEIVDEILNKFLRDFKEGSLESKGWPKYLSAYIVSKAAMNAYTRILAKKYPSFCINSVCPGYVKTDITANTGILTVEEGAASPVRLALLPNGSPSGFFYYRSDVASF from the exons ATGGGAGAAGCTACAGAAAG GTATGCAGTTGTGACAGGTGCAAACAAAGGAATTGGATTAGAGATAGTTAGACAATTAGCTTCAGCTGGAATCAAGGTGGTTCTCACagcaagaaatgaagaaagGGGTCTCAAAGCACTGGAAACAGTCAAGGACTCAGGTCTATCTCACCTTGTACTGTTTCATCAAGTGGATGTGGCTGATGCAACAAGTGTAGCTTCTCTGGCAGATTTTATCAAATCTAAATTTGGGAAACTTGATATTCTG ATTAACAATGCAGGGATTAGTGGAGTTGTAATTGATGACACTGATTTAATCACTACAGTCATCAAGAATCGTGGG GCTAAACCAGAATATGATGGGACAAAGGGAGTAACTCATACATATGAGTTAGCCGAAGAATGCTTGCAAATAAATTACTATGGCGCTAAAAAAACTACAGAATCCCTTATGCCCCTCCTCCAATTATCTGATTCGCCAAGAATTGTGAATGTCTCATCCTCTCTGGGACAGTTAGAG AGTTTGCCAAAAGGATCATGGGCCAGAGGAGTCTTCAATGATGTTGATAACCTTACTGCAGAGATAGTGGATGAAATATTGAACAAGTTTCTCAGAGATTTCAAAGAAGGTTCATTGGAAAGTAAAGGCTGGCCTAAGTATCTGAGTGCCTATATTGTCTCTAAAGCTGCTATGAATGCCTATACTAGAATCCTTGCAAAGAAATACCCTTCATTCTGCATCAATAGTGTTTGCCCTGGCTACGTCAAGACAGATATAACTGCCAACACCGGCATCTTAACAGTTGAAGAAGGTGCTGCTAGTCCTGTGAGGTTAGCACTGCTTCCCAATGGAAGTCCATCAGGGTTCTTCTACTACAGGAGTGATGTGGCTTCGTTTTGA
- the LOC114418472 gene encoding DEAD-box ATP-dependent RNA helicase 13-like, giving the protein MEAAAATANSSQRKPKRKRASAKSDPELDRLDSLPWNSALPQNDDDDAFSLFIGSNELEGGFLSLEEIDEAEYGLSIPEPEVDKRKTKKKKSEQNENVKKQQQDGVDSACSDDTVVEAELDESLKSKEKKKKKKKTKNKKKDAREDQTVEPSDAGLDTNVKDDIGEEDVDETEFYAWNELRLHPLLLKAICKLGFKEPTPIQKACIPAAAHQGKDVVGAAETGSGKTLAFGLPILQRLLEEREKAGNMVGERGEEPEKYASTGLLRALIIAPTRELALQVTDHLKAVAKHINVRVTPIVGGILAEKQERLLKAKPEIVVGTPGRLWELMSAGEKHLVELHSLSFFVLDEADRMVQNGHFKELQSIIDMLPMSNNSAEDNSQHVQSCVTVSSYQRKKRQTLVFSATVALSSDFRKKLKRGSIKQKQSLTDGLNSIETLSERAGMRSNAAIIDLTNPSILATKLEESFIECREEDKDAYLYYILTVHGQGRTIVFCTSIAALRHISSILRILGINVWTLHAQMQQRARLKAMDRFRENENGILVATDVAARGLDIPGVRTVVHYQLPHSAEVYVHRSGRTARASAEGCSIALISSRDTSKFASLCKSFSKDNFQRFPLENSYMPEVLKRLSLARQIDKITRKDSQEKAEKNWFDRNSSSVELVTESYDSEEEQVNKHKQMKASSRQLKKLQEDLKILISRPLQSKTFSHRYLAGAGVSPLMQEQLQQLARQKLSDHQGSGLGKKGKLVVIGQDCVDALQALRSAGEEVRMDAKDLAGKQRNMQNLKRKRKEEKKRLRDQRRKQKKKLKYGDE; this is encoded by the exons ATGgaagcagcagcagcaacagcaaACTCTTCTCAGAGAAAGCCGAAGAGAAAACGAGCTTCAGCAAAAAGCGATCCCGAACTTGACCGTCTCGACTCGCTTCCGTGGAACTCCGCTCTTCCTCAAAACGACGACGACGACGCTTTCTCCTTGTTCATTGGCTCCAACGAACTCGAAGGAG GTTTTCTTTCGCTCGAGGAGATTGATGAGGCTGAGTATGGTTTGAGTATTCCCGAACCTGAAGTTGACAagaggaagacgaagaagaagaagtctGAACAGAACGAAAATGTGAAGAAGCAGCAGCAGGATGGAGTTGACAGTGCTTGTAGCGACGACACGGTGGTCGAAGCAGAGTTGGATGAGAGTCTGAAGTctaaagagaagaagaaaaagaagaagaagacaaagaacaagaagaaggatGCCAGAGAAGATCAGACAGTTGAGCCGTCAGATGCTG GTTTAGATACTAATGTGAAGGATGATATTGGGGAGGAGGACGTTGATGAAACTGAATTTTATGCATGGAATGAATTGAGGCTTCATCCTCTCCTCTTGAAAGCTATATGCAAGCTTGGCTTCAAGGAGCCAACACCAATTCAGAAGGCTTGTATTCCAGCTGCTGCTCATCAAGGGAAG GACGTTGTTGGGGCTGCTGAGACAGGATCCGGCAAAACACTTGCATTTGGTTTGCCCATTTTGCAACGTCTTTtggaggagagagagaaggcCGGAAACATGGTTGGAGAAAGGGGTGAAGAACCTGAAAAGTATGCTTCTACTGGTCTTCTGAGGGCTCTTATTATTGCTCCGACTAGAGAACTTGCACTTCAG GTCACTGATCATCTGAAAGCAGTAGCCAAACATATTAATGTTAGAGTGACTCCTATAGTTGGGGGAATTTTAGCAGAAAAGCAGGAGAGACTTTTAAAAGCAAAGCCTGAGATTGTTGTTGGGACTCCAGGAAGGTTATGGGAACTTATGTCAGCTGGAGAAAAACATCTAGTTGAG TTACATTCATTGTCTTTCTTTGTGCTGGATGAGGCTGATCGTATGGTACAAAATGGTCATTTTAAGGAGTTGCAGTCAATAATTGATATGCTTCCCATGTCCAACAATTCTGCTGAAGATAACTCTCAACATGTACAAAGTTGTGTTACAGTTTCTAGTtaccaaagaaagaaaaggcaAACTCTTGTTTTTTCTGCAACTGTTGCACTATCTTCTGATTTTCGCAAGAAGCTAAAACGAGGCTCAATTAAACAAAAGCAATCATTGACAGATGGATTGAATTCTATCGAAACTCTTTCTGAGCGTGCAGGAATGAGATCTAATGCAGCAATTATTGATCTTACTAATCCGTCTATATTAGCAACTAAGCTTGAGGAGTCATTTATTGA ATGCAGAGAAGAAGATAAAGATGCCTATTTGTACTATATTTTGACTGTCCATGGACAAGGACGCACAATAGTTTTCTGTACTTCAATTGCAGCTTTACGCCATATTTCTTCCATACTGCGCATTCTTGGCATCAATGTTTGGACTCTTCATGCCCAAATGCAGCAGCGTGCTCGTTTGAAG GCCATGGATCGCTTtcgtgaaaatgaaaatggcaTACTTGTTGCTACAGATGTTGCTGCAAGGGGTCTTGATATTCCTGGTGTTAGAACTGTTGTCCACTATCAGCTTCCACATTCAGCAGAG GTTTATGTTCATAGAAGTGGAAGAACAGCCAGAGCTTCTGCTGAAGGTTGTAGTATTGCTTTAATATCATCAAGAGATACATCAAAGTTTGCTTCATTGTGCAAGTCATTTTCCAAG GATAACTTTCAGCGGTTTCCTTTAGAGAACTCTTACATGCCAGAGGTCCTAAAACGATTATCTCTTGCACGTCAAATAGACAAGATAACAAGGAAGGATTCCCAG GAAAAGGCTGAGAAAAACTGGTTTGATAGGAATTCTAGCTCAGTAGAATTAGTTACAGAAAGTTATGACAGCGAAGAGGAACAAGTGAACAAACATAAGCAAATGAAGGCCAGCTCTAGACAATTGAAGAAATTGCAGGAG GATCTCAAAATACTGATTTCACGTCCATTACAATCAAAAACATTTTCACATCGATATTTAGCTGGG GCTGGTGTCTCACCCCTCATGCAGGAGCAATTGCAACAATTAGCAAGGCAAAAACTAAGTGATCACCAGGGTTCAGGACTAGGCAAAAAGGGGAAGTTGGTAGTGATTGGTCAAGATTGTGTGGATGCACTTCAGGCACTTCGAAGTGCTGGTGAAGAG GTGCGAATGGATGCCAAGGATTTGGCTGGAAAACAGAGAAATATGCAGAATTTAAAAAGAAAGCGTAAAGAGGAGAAAAAGC GTTTGCGTGATCAGCGTAGAAAGCAGAAGAAAAAGCTAAAATACGGGGATGAATAG